A window from Thermomonas aquatica encodes these proteins:
- the parC gene encoding DNA topoisomerase IV subunit A: MTDDSIRTAFHGFEQIPLREYAERAYLDYSMYVVLDRALPFIGDGLKPVQRRIIYSMSELGLNAGAKPKKSARTVGDVIGKYHPHGDSACYEAMVLMAQPFSYRYPLIEGQGNFGSSDDPKSFAAMRYTESKLAPIAEVLLGELGQGTVDWDPNFDGTLEEPTWMPARLPHLLLNGTTGIAVGMATDVPPHNLNEVVSACVRLLDDPDASVRDLCEHVRGPDYPTAAEIITPAGDLQAMYETGTGSVRARGVFVKESSNIVITELPYQVSPSKIIEQIATQMRAKKLPWLEDIRDESDHANPTRIVLVPRSNRVDADQLMGHLFATTDLEKSYRVNMNVIGLDGRPQVKNLKALLSEWLSFRQDTVTRRLKHRLDKVERRLHLLEGLLVAFLNLDEVIRIIRTEDEPKAALIARFALSEEQADYILDTKLKQLARLEEMKIRGEQDELDSERDRLIATLDSKAKLKKLIKDELLADAKKFGDARRSPLVAREAAQALDETELVASEPMTVVLSEKGWVRAAKGNDVDAAALSYREGDGLLAAVRARSNQQAAFLDSAGRSYSTAVHTLPSARGNGEPLTGRFTPAPGASFQALASGDNDARFVIASSHGYGFVTRFENLTGRNKAGKALLSLSEGGLVLQPAAVASVDADRIVAVTSAGHVLAFPLSELPELDKGKGNKIIEIPKAKRGTEKVVAIAVVPPGGKLQVKSGARTMTLSFKELDEYIGARGSRGGLLPRGWQKVDGLGVE, encoded by the coding sequence ATGACCGACGACAGCATCCGCACCGCCTTCCACGGCTTCGAACAGATCCCGCTGCGCGAGTACGCCGAACGCGCCTACCTCGACTACTCGATGTACGTGGTCCTCGACCGCGCCCTGCCCTTCATCGGCGACGGCCTCAAGCCGGTGCAGCGCCGGATCATCTATTCGATGAGCGAACTCGGCCTCAACGCCGGGGCCAAACCGAAGAAGTCCGCGCGCACCGTCGGCGACGTGATCGGCAAATACCACCCGCACGGCGATTCCGCCTGCTACGAGGCGATGGTGCTGATGGCGCAGCCGTTCAGCTACCGCTACCCGCTGATCGAGGGCCAGGGCAATTTCGGTTCGTCGGACGATCCGAAGTCGTTCGCGGCGATGCGCTACACCGAATCGAAACTCGCGCCGATCGCCGAAGTGCTGCTGGGCGAACTCGGCCAGGGCACGGTGGACTGGGATCCGAATTTCGACGGAACGCTTGAAGAACCTACGTGGATGCCGGCGCGGCTGCCGCACCTGCTGCTCAACGGCACCACCGGCATCGCGGTCGGCATGGCCACCGACGTGCCGCCGCACAACTTGAACGAAGTGGTCAGCGCCTGCGTGCGCCTGCTCGACGATCCCGACGCCAGCGTGCGCGACCTGTGCGAACACGTGCGCGGCCCGGACTACCCGACCGCGGCGGAAATCATCACCCCCGCCGGCGACCTGCAGGCGATGTACGAGACCGGCACCGGTTCGGTGCGCGCCCGCGGCGTGTTCGTCAAGGAAAGCAGCAACATCGTGATCACCGAGCTGCCCTACCAGGTCAGCCCGAGCAAGATCATCGAGCAGATCGCCACGCAGATGCGGGCGAAGAAACTGCCGTGGCTGGAGGACATCCGCGACGAATCCGACCACGCCAACCCGACCCGCATCGTGCTGGTGCCGCGCAGCAACCGCGTCGACGCCGACCAGCTGATGGGCCATCTGTTCGCGACCACGGACCTCGAGAAGAGCTACCGGGTCAACATGAACGTGATCGGCCTGGACGGGCGTCCTCAGGTGAAGAACCTCAAGGCGCTGCTCAGCGAATGGCTGAGCTTCCGCCAGGACACGGTGACCCGCCGGCTCAAGCATCGCCTCGACAAGGTGGAGCGCCGCCTGCACCTGTTGGAAGGCTTGCTGGTCGCGTTCCTCAACCTCGACGAAGTGATCCGCATCATCCGCACCGAGGACGAACCGAAGGCGGCATTGATCGCGCGCTTCGCGCTGTCCGAAGAACAGGCGGACTACATCCTCGACACCAAGCTGAAGCAACTCGCGCGGCTGGAAGAGATGAAGATCCGCGGCGAGCAGGACGAACTGGACAGCGAACGCGACCGCTTGATCGCCACGCTCGACAGCAAGGCCAAGCTGAAGAAGCTGATCAAGGACGAATTGCTGGCCGATGCGAAGAAGTTCGGCGACGCGCGGCGCAGCCCGCTGGTCGCGCGCGAGGCCGCGCAGGCGCTGGACGAAACCGAACTGGTCGCCAGCGAGCCGATGACCGTGGTGCTCAGCGAGAAGGGCTGGGTGCGCGCGGCCAAGGGCAACGACGTCGACGCCGCCGCGCTCAGCTACCGCGAGGGCGATGGCCTGCTGGCGGCGGTGCGCGCGCGCAGCAACCAGCAGGCGGCCTTCCTCGATTCCGCGGGCCGCAGCTATTCGACCGCGGTGCATACGCTGCCGTCGGCGCGCGGCAACGGCGAACCACTGACCGGGCGCTTCACCCCCGCGCCGGGCGCCAGCTTCCAGGCGCTGGCCAGCGGCGACAACGATGCGCGCTTCGTGATCGCCTCCAGCCACGGCTACGGCTTCGTGACCCGCTTCGAGAACCTCACCGGCCGCAACAAGGCCGGCAAGGCCTTGCTGTCGCTGTCCGAAGGCGGCCTGGTGCTGCAGCCGGCGGCGGTGGCCAGCGTGGACGCCGACCGCATCGTCGCCGTCACCAGCGCCGGCCATGTGCTGGCGTTCCCGCTCAGCGAACTGCCGGAGCTCGACAAGGGCAAGGGCAACAAGATCATCGAGATCCCGAAGGCCAAGCGCGGCACCGAGAAGGTCGTCGCCATCGCGGTGGTGCCGCCGGGCGGCAAGCTGCAGGTGAAGTCCGGCGCGCGCACCATGACGCTGAGCTTCAAGGAACTGGACGAGTACATCGGCGCGCGTGGTTCGCGCGGCGGGTTGTTGCCGCGCGGCTGGCAGAAGGTGGACGGACTCGGGGTGGAATGA
- a CDS encoding DUF1993 domain-containing protein: MSNPRIQELQRVFVSRLDTLGHLLDVGEAHLGAQHDLINARLAADMLPLGAQIAFACNQPRGFSQWCAGLPIENIDPAVPSLAAARAHIADTRARVLAIACDDAQLDLVKRIGLGPGRYCELPGHGYVSEYLLPNLYFHITTTYAILRMLGAPVGKADYMRFLAPHIRQDG; the protein is encoded by the coding sequence ATGTCCAACCCGCGAATCCAGGAACTGCAGCGCGTCTTCGTGTCGCGCCTCGATACCCTCGGCCACCTGCTCGACGTCGGCGAAGCCCACCTCGGCGCGCAGCACGACCTCATCAACGCCCGGCTGGCCGCGGACATGCTGCCGCTGGGCGCGCAGATCGCCTTCGCCTGCAACCAGCCGCGCGGGTTCTCGCAATGGTGCGCGGGCCTGCCGATCGAGAACATCGATCCGGCGGTGCCCTCGCTCGCGGCGGCGCGCGCGCATATCGCCGATACCCGCGCGCGCGTGCTCGCGATCGCCTGCGACGACGCGCAACTGGACCTGGTCAAGCGCATCGGCCTTGGCCCCGGCCGCTATTGCGAACTGCCCGGCCATGGCTACGTCAGCGAGTACCTGCTGCCGAACCTGTACTTCCACATCACCACGACCTACGCGATCCTGCGCATGCTGGGCGCGCCGGTGGGCAAGGCCGACTACATGCGCTTCCTCGCCCCGCACATCCGCCAGGACGGTTGA
- a CDS encoding nuclear transport factor 2 family protein, translated as MGNADIACEFLRMCARGEVRAAYERFVAADFVHHNAWFPGDRESLLLAMEQSAAAEPNKSFEPKQVVDGGDRVAVLSHLTRADAGLEYAVVHIARFKDGRIVELWDLGQEIPKDSPNALGMF; from the coding sequence ATGGGCAATGCCGACATCGCCTGCGAATTCCTGCGCATGTGCGCCCGCGGCGAGGTGCGCGCGGCGTACGAGCGCTTCGTCGCCGCGGATTTCGTCCACCACAACGCCTGGTTCCCGGGCGACCGCGAATCGCTGCTGCTGGCGATGGAGCAGAGCGCGGCGGCGGAACCGAACAAGTCGTTCGAGCCGAAGCAGGTGGTCGACGGCGGTGATCGGGTCGCGGTGCTGTCCCATTTGACGCGCGCGGATGCCGGGCTGGAATACGCGGTGGTCCACATCGCCCGCTTCAAGGACGGCAGGATCGTCGAGTTGTGGGACCTGGGGCAGGAGATCCCGAAGGATTCGCCGAACGCGCTGGGCATGTTCTGA
- the rnr gene encoding ribonuclease R: protein MSKPPSKRGPGRGKAPTGKAGKPASKSSKAGSERGGKPAASKRPPWMPELPASAPPSRGRPAPQRAAPPPSPRFDPHAQREAQRYAQPIASREMILQVLAAHDGPMDADGLAQKLALTAPDRFEALEKRLSAMLRDGQLLQNRRGGYAPAERMDLVPGVVIANENGFGFLRPDAGGGDDLFLPPFEMRKVMHGDRVLASVTGMDRRGRREGTIVEVLERRLTRLIGRYTEELGIGYVVPDDKRVQRNVMIPADGRNDARSGQLVVAEITTPADAHRPPIGKVLAVLGDKLTASQAVEAAIHGHDIPHEFPPEVLAQATAVPLDVQPADTARRVDLRDTPLVTIDGEDAKDFDDAVWCEPNKDGFRLIVAIADVSHYVRPGTPLDDEAQLRATSVYFPGFVVPMLPETLSNGICSLNPKVDRLCFCCDMQVGRDGIVASAEFYEAVMHSHARLTYTDVWNAVGEGIPEDEHAAALAKIGPLLPQIQRLHQLYKVLDKARAKRGAIEFESGEVRFVLDAQGAVTQAGMLQRNDAHKLIEECMIAANVQAALFLLAARIPAPYRDHDKPPESKYADLEEFLKEFQLRLPPWAKVKPKDFRNLLEKIRERPDAALLESVILRSQSLAVYAPDNIGHFGLALEAYAHFTSPIRRYPDLLVHRAIKHALAGGKPDTYEYSPHAMANLSLQCSERSRRADEAQREVDERYRAAWMEGHVGKEFDGTISGVTSFGLFVELDESKVNGLVHVTQLPRDFYHFDAVRKTLTGERRGHEYRLGDRVRIVVLKASVEDRKIDFRLVEDDGRYEAGVKPLPERGKPAKRAKQKY from the coding sequence ATGAGCAAGCCCCCCAGCAAGCGCGGCCCGGGCCGCGGCAAGGCGCCCACGGGCAAGGCCGGCAAGCCGGCGAGCAAGTCGAGCAAGGCGGGATCGGAACGCGGCGGCAAGCCCGCGGCGTCCAAGCGGCCGCCGTGGATGCCGGAACTGCCGGCGTCGGCGCCGCCATCGCGCGGCCGGCCGGCGCCGCAACGCGCCGCCCCACCGCCATCGCCGCGCTTCGATCCGCACGCGCAGCGCGAGGCGCAGCGCTACGCCCAGCCCATCGCCAGCCGCGAGATGATCCTGCAGGTGCTGGCCGCCCACGACGGGCCGATGGATGCCGACGGGCTGGCGCAGAAGCTCGCGCTGACCGCGCCGGATCGCTTCGAGGCGCTGGAGAAGCGGCTGTCGGCGATGCTGCGCGACGGCCAGTTGCTGCAGAACCGGCGCGGCGGTTACGCACCGGCCGAACGCATGGACTTGGTGCCCGGCGTGGTGATCGCCAACGAGAACGGCTTCGGCTTCCTGCGCCCGGATGCGGGCGGCGGCGACGACCTGTTCCTGCCGCCGTTCGAGATGCGCAAGGTCATGCACGGCGACCGCGTGCTGGCCAGCGTCACCGGCATGGATCGCCGCGGCCGTCGCGAAGGCACGATCGTGGAAGTGCTGGAGCGCCGGCTGACCCGCCTGATCGGCCGCTATACCGAGGAGCTCGGCATCGGCTACGTGGTGCCGGACGACAAGCGCGTGCAGCGCAACGTGATGATCCCCGCCGATGGCCGCAACGACGCGCGCAGCGGCCAGCTGGTGGTCGCCGAGATCACCACCCCGGCGGACGCGCATCGCCCGCCGATCGGCAAGGTGCTGGCGGTGCTGGGCGACAAGCTCACCGCCTCGCAGGCGGTCGAGGCGGCGATCCACGGCCACGACATCCCGCACGAATTCCCGCCGGAAGTGCTGGCGCAGGCCACCGCGGTGCCGCTGGACGTGCAGCCGGCCGACACCGCCCGCCGCGTCGACCTGCGCGACACGCCGCTGGTCACCATCGACGGCGAGGACGCCAAGGATTTCGACGACGCGGTCTGGTGCGAACCGAACAAGGACGGCTTCCGCCTGATCGTCGCCATCGCCGACGTCAGCCATTACGTGCGCCCGGGCACGCCGCTGGACGACGAGGCGCAGCTGCGCGCGACCTCGGTGTATTTCCCCGGCTTCGTGGTGCCGATGCTGCCGGAGACGCTGAGCAACGGCATCTGCTCGCTGAACCCGAAGGTGGATCGCCTCTGCTTCTGCTGCGACATGCAGGTGGGGCGCGACGGCATCGTCGCCAGCGCCGAGTTCTACGAGGCGGTGATGCACTCGCACGCGCGCCTGACCTATACCGACGTGTGGAACGCGGTCGGCGAGGGCATCCCCGAGGACGAGCACGCCGCGGCATTGGCCAAGATCGGCCCGCTGCTGCCGCAGATCCAGCGCCTGCACCAGTTGTACAAGGTGCTGGACAAGGCGCGCGCCAAGCGCGGCGCGATCGAGTTCGAGAGCGGCGAAGTGCGTTTCGTCCTCGATGCGCAGGGCGCGGTGACCCAGGCCGGCATGCTCCAGCGCAACGACGCGCACAAGCTGATCGAGGAATGCATGATCGCGGCCAACGTGCAGGCCGCGCTGTTCCTGCTCGCCGCGCGCATCCCGGCGCCGTACCGCGACCACGACAAGCCGCCGGAGTCCAAGTACGCCGACCTCGAGGAGTTCCTCAAGGAATTCCAGCTGCGGCTGCCGCCGTGGGCGAAGGTGAAGCCGAAGGATTTCCGCAACCTGCTGGAGAAAATCCGCGAGCGGCCGGATGCCGCGCTGCTGGAATCGGTGATCCTGCGCAGCCAGTCGCTGGCGGTGTATGCGCCGGACAACATCGGCCACTTCGGCCTGGCGCTGGAGGCGTACGCGCACTTCACCTCGCCGATCCGCCGCTATCCCGACCTGCTGGTGCACCGTGCGATCAAGCACGCGCTGGCCGGCGGCAAGCCGGATACCTACGAATACTCGCCGCATGCGATGGCCAACCTGTCGCTGCAGTGCTCGGAGCGTTCGCGCCGCGCCGACGAGGCCCAACGCGAGGTCGACGAGCGCTACCGCGCGGCATGGATGGAAGGCCACGTCGGCAAGGAATTCGACGGCACCATCAGCGGCGTGACCAGCTTCGGCCTGTTCGTCGAACTGGACGAGTCCAAGGTCAATGGCTTGGTCCATGTCACCCAGTTGCCGCGCGATTTCTATCATTTCGATGCCGTGCGCAAGACCCTCACCGGCGAACGCCGTGGCCACGAATACCGGCTGGGCGACCGGGTGCGGATCGTGGTGCTGAAGGCCAGCGTGGAGGACCGCAAGATCGATTTCCGCCTGGTCGAGGACGATGGCCGCTACGAAGCGGGCGTGAAGCCGCTGCCGGAGCGCGGCAAGCCGGCCAAGCGGGCGAAGCAGAAGTACTGA
- a CDS encoding FABP family protein, with translation MDSATTEDIYTEPRDIDVHTLANLGPLAPLAGIWQGTRGLDLKPKAEGPKQQAYVERIELQPTDPFTNGPQLLYGLRYHTHITKPDQVKTYHEQVGYWLWEPATGSIIHTLTIPRGMTAMATCQAAADAKRFELTATAGLETWGICSAPYLQHAFKTIEFRIAVEIHADGTWGYEEDTVLQILGQDQPFHHTDRNLLTKIGEPTPNPMARVA, from the coding sequence ATGGACAGCGCCACCACCGAGGACATCTACACCGAACCACGCGATATCGACGTCCACACCCTGGCCAATCTCGGGCCGTTGGCGCCATTGGCCGGGATCTGGCAGGGCACGCGCGGCCTCGACCTCAAGCCGAAGGCGGAGGGGCCGAAGCAGCAGGCCTACGTCGAACGGATCGAACTGCAGCCGACCGATCCGTTCACCAACGGCCCGCAGCTGCTGTACGGGCTGCGCTACCACACCCACATCACCAAGCCCGACCAGGTGAAGACCTACCACGAACAGGTGGGCTACTGGCTGTGGGAACCGGCGACCGGCAGCATCATCCACACCCTGACCATCCCGCGCGGCATGACCGCGATGGCGACGTGCCAGGCCGCGGCGGACGCCAAGCGCTTCGAACTGACCGCCACTGCCGGCCTCGAGACCTGGGGCATCTGCTCCGCGCCGTACCTGCAGCATGCGTTCAAGACCATCGAATTCCGGATCGCGGTCGAGATCCATGCGGACGGCACGTGGGGCTACGAGGAAGACACCGTGCTGCAGATCCTCGGCCAGGACCAGCCGTTCCACCACACCGACCGCAACCTGCTGACGAAAATCGGCGAACCGACGCCGAATCCGATGGCGCGCGTCGCCTGA
- the rlmB gene encoding 23S rRNA (guanosine(2251)-2'-O)-methyltransferase RlmB, whose amino-acid sequence MSKQAQWIVGLNAVASALEHDAEHVREVLLEAGGKNPRIVEIEGNARRLGIDVRRVAGQALDGVAGGVRHQGAAARYAAARTWDEHELPALIEAANGRALVLVLDGVQDPHNLGACLRSAAAAGATAVVFPKDKAVQVNATVRKTSAGAADTLPIFSVTNLSRTLRDLQKAGVWIYGFAGEAEASLYALDLKGNVALVMGSEGDGLRRLTRENCDQLVKIPMPGEFESLNVSVATGIALFEAVRQRQ is encoded by the coding sequence ATGAGCAAGCAAGCCCAATGGATCGTCGGCCTCAACGCGGTCGCCTCCGCGCTGGAGCACGACGCCGAGCACGTGCGCGAGGTGCTGCTGGAAGCCGGCGGCAAGAACCCGCGCATCGTCGAAATCGAAGGCAATGCGCGACGCCTCGGCATCGACGTGCGCCGGGTCGCCGGGCAGGCGCTGGACGGCGTCGCCGGCGGGGTGCGCCACCAGGGCGCGGCGGCGCGCTATGCCGCGGCCAGGACCTGGGACGAGCACGAGCTTCCGGCATTGATCGAAGCGGCGAACGGCCGCGCGCTGGTGCTGGTGCTGGACGGCGTGCAGGATCCGCACAACCTCGGCGCCTGCCTGCGCAGCGCGGCGGCGGCGGGCGCGACCGCGGTGGTGTTCCCGAAGGACAAGGCGGTGCAGGTCAACGCCACCGTGCGCAAGACCTCGGCCGGTGCGGCGGATACCTTGCCGATCTTCAGCGTCACCAACCTCTCGCGCACCCTGCGCGACCTGCAGAAGGCCGGCGTGTGGATCTACGGCTTCGCCGGCGAGGCGGAGGCCTCGCTGTACGCGCTCGACCTCAAGGGCAACGTGGCGCTGGTGATGGGCAGCGAGGGCGACGGCCTGCGCCGGCTGACCCGCGAGAACTGCGACCAGCTGGTGAAGATCCCGATGCCGGGCGAGTTCGAGAGCCTGAATGTCTCCGTGGCCACCGGCATCGCGCTGTTCGAAGCGGTGCGGCAACGGCAATAA
- a CDS encoding CBU_0592 family membrane protein — protein sequence MALELAWYDWVGLLGTAMILGGFALLQAGKLSGTGLVYQLLNLCGAAGILVSLLGTFNLSVFLLEAAWMAVSLYGIARSFRQKAEAKATRA from the coding sequence ATGGCGCTGGAACTGGCGTGGTACGACTGGGTGGGCCTGCTGGGGACCGCCATGATCCTGGGCGGTTTCGCCCTGCTGCAGGCGGGCAAGCTGTCCGGCACCGGGCTGGTCTACCAGCTGCTCAATTTGTGCGGCGCTGCCGGCATCCTGGTCTCGCTGCTGGGGACCTTCAATCTGTCGGTGTTCCTGCTGGAAGCCGCGTGGATGGCGGTCAGCCTGTACGGGATCGCACGCTCTTTCAGGCAGAAGGCGGAAGCGAAAGCGACCCGGGCCTGA
- the rnt gene encoding ribonuclease T, which produces MSDETETSPAFKPMAERFRGYLPVVVDVETGGFDWNRHALLEIAAVPIELDEDGRFVPGEVASAHIEPAPGTSIDPKSLEVTGIKVDHPLRGALPEREGLDKVFMPVRAAAKKHGCQRAILVGHNAHFDLNFLNAAVGRVQHKRNPFHPFSVFDTVTMAGMAYGQTVLARAVHAAGLEWDQREAHSAVYDAERTAQLFCIIANAWPQIGNATPGVAQASDTGKLDDPDAAD; this is translated from the coding sequence ATGAGCGACGAGACCGAGACCAGCCCCGCCTTCAAGCCGATGGCCGAACGCTTCCGCGGCTACCTGCCGGTGGTGGTGGACGTGGAAACCGGCGGCTTCGACTGGAACCGGCACGCACTGCTGGAAATCGCGGCGGTGCCGATCGAACTCGACGAGGACGGCCGCTTCGTGCCCGGCGAGGTGGCGAGCGCGCACATCGAACCCGCGCCCGGCACCAGCATCGACCCGAAGTCGCTGGAAGTCACCGGGATCAAGGTCGACCACCCGCTGCGCGGCGCGCTGCCGGAGCGCGAGGGCCTGGACAAGGTGTTCATGCCGGTGCGCGCGGCGGCGAAGAAGCACGGCTGCCAGCGTGCGATCCTGGTCGGCCACAACGCCCACTTCGACCTCAATTTCCTCAACGCCGCGGTCGGCCGCGTGCAGCACAAGCGCAACCCGTTCCATCCGTTCAGCGTGTTCGACACGGTGACGATGGCGGGCATGGCCTACGGGCAGACGGTGCTGGCGCGCGCGGTGCATGCCGCGGGCCTGGAGTGGGACCAGCGCGAGGCGCATTCGGCCGTCTACGATGCCGAGCGCACCGCGCAGCTGTTCTGCATCATCGCCAATGCATGGCCGCAAATCGGAAACGCCACGCCGGGTGTCGCGCAGGCATCGGACACAGGCAAGCTCGACGACCCGGATGCCGCCGACTAG